In the genome of Sphingomonas alpina, the window CCGGCCTCACCCTGCCGGGCGCGCCAGCCATAGGGGACATTGGCGACCGCATCGACCGCCCCCGGCGCGCGCCAGGCAAGCCGCTCGCCCAGTGCCGGCAGTTCCCGCCCCAATGCCTCGAGCAGTCGCTCGGGATTACCTGCTTCGATCAGGCGCGAACGATGGACCGCCATGCACAGATTGGCGGTGCCGTCCTCCTGCAGCACCACCCCGGCATAGCCGCGGTCGAACAGATGCAGCTCGATCGCATCGCCGATCATCCGGTCGAGCGCCGCCGCGGGGCCAAGCCGGACGCGCAGGCCTAGCGTAGGATCGGCGCCGCGTGCCGAATCGGGTCGGCCGAGTCCGCGCACATCATGCTTGCCGCTGGCCAGGAACAGCGTGTCGGCAGCAATTTCCCCGCCGTCGGCGAGTCGCGCGGCGCGACTCTCAATCGCCTTCACCGTCACGCCGCGCTCGATCGCCGCTCCTGCGCCCTCGGCCCGGGCGAGGAGCAGCGTATCGAGATGACGTCGCGACACGGCATGCGCGGGGCGCGGCAACGGCGCCTCGACCACTTTGTCGCCGGCGAGCAGGCGCACCCGCGTGATGCGTGCGGGACCGAGCGCCTGCGGATCGACGCCGAGCCCGGCCAGCGTCTCCAGCGTGCGCCAGCTGAGGAATCCGCCGCACAGCGCGTCGCCGGTCTCGCGATTCCGCTCGATCAGCAGATGCGGCAGCCCGGCGCGCGCGAGGATGATCGCGGCGCTTGCCCCGGCGGGCCCGCCGCCGACGATCAGCGCAGGCGTTCGACGCATAGCCGGAAGGGGAAGACGCGCGCGACCCGCGCATCGGCAATGCCGGCTTCGGCGAGGATCGGCGGCCATTCGCCGGGCCGATAGGAGCGCGCGATCGACAATTGCCCGTCATGCCGCACGATCGGGTGCCAGCGCGCGATGGTGGCGAGGATCGGGAACCCCCAATGCGCAAACCCGTGTCGGTGCAGATCGTTGACCTGCCAGCCCCGCACCGTCTTCGCCTCCATGAAGCGCAGGAACGCGACCAGCTGTTCATGCGTCATATGGTGCGCGACCAGGCTGCTGATCACAAAATCCCAGCCGCCCCGGTCGGTGCCGTCATGATCGGCATAATCGCCGGTGATATAGGTGATGCCCATGTCGGCCGGGGTATGCGCGGTTGCAGCCAGTTCGCTGCGCGGATTGAGATCGATACCGAGCAGCTCGGCTTCAATACCGCGCTGCTTGGCCCAGCGCGCAATGCGGCGAAGCATATCGCCATCGCCGAAACCGACATCGAGCAGGCGGAAGCGCGTCATGCCGCGGGTGCCGCGCTTCAGGAAATCGAGCGTCGGCCGCGCCGCCATCGTCACGACATTGACCCTGGCGAGATCGCCGACGACATCGGCATAGGTGCCGGCGTCGAGATCCTCGGCGTCCATCAGTTCCTCGGCCTGGGCACGGACCGCGAGGGTCATACCGCGCTCCTGAACCCGAAACCCTCGGCGGCAAGGCCGGGGCCGAAGGCCAGCGCGACACCGTCCGCGATCGGCGACCCGCTCAGCAATCGCGCGAGCACGAACATCAATGTCGCCGAGGACATGTTGCCATTGTCGGCCAGCACGCCACGCGACGCCACCAGCGCCTCTGCCGGCAAATGCAATGCCCCTTCGACCGCATCGAGGATCGACCGGCCCCCGGCATGAACCGCCCAGCCATCGATCTCCGCCGGGTCGCGCCCGCCGGTCGCCGCCTGGGCAAAAACGGGATCGGCCAGCCCGGCGGCAATTCGCGCCGGGACTTCGCCCGACAAATGCATCGCGAAACCGCGATCCGTGATGTCCCAGCGAATCAGGCCTTCGGACTCGGGCAGAGTGGTCGCGAACGGCGCGCCGAGCACGAAGCCGCCCGGTTCGGCGGTGACCAGGGCGGCGGCAGCGCCGTCGCCGAACTGGAGCATCGCCAGCAGCGGCTCGATCTCCGCGACGTCCTGCAGATGCAGCGTCGAGAGCTCGACGCATAGCACCAGCACGCGCGCCGCGGGATCGGAGCGGACGATATGGCGTGCGGTGCGCAGCGCGGCGACCGCGGCATAGCAGCCCATGAAGCCGATCAGCAGCCGTTCGACCGATGGCGACAGGCCAATGCGCCGCGCGACGATCTGATCGATGCCCGGCGCGACGAAGCCGGTACAACTGGCGACGACGAAATGGGTGATATCGCCAAGGTCACCGAGAGCCTCGATCGCCGCGATACCCAGCATGGGCGCCGCCTCGGCATAGATGGCCATGCGCGCAGCCGTGCCGGGCAGAATGGCATCGGCATAAAAACCCTGCGGATCGACCGGCGATCCGCCGCTGCCGGTCGGTGGCAGGATCGACCAGCGATGGCCGATCGCCGAGCGCGCCGCCATGCGGTCGAACAGTTTCGCGCTGCGCGAGTCGATCAGCCGCTCACGCGCCCAGGCGATAAAAGCATGATGGATGTCGTGCCCCGGAACGGCGGTTCCGATTGCATTGAGATACACGGGAACAGGTAAGGACAAGGGCGGGGGCGGCTTTCAGCAGCGCGGCCGGACGCCGTGCATGAGTTGCATAACGCTACTGTACGCCCCGCGTTCAATGGCCGCAATCTCTCTAGCGGGCCGGGATTGGATGGGGTCGTGGCTGGGCCTTGCCCATGCCCAATGCCCATTTGATTCCCTCGAGATACAAGGTGCGTATGCGCGGATCGTCCCAGCTCGCATCGGTGTGCCCGAGATCCGAATAGAAGACGCGACCCTTGCCATAGGATTTGATCCAGGCGAGCGGAAAGTCCCGGTCGGTGCGGTGGACGTTCGGGTTGGTCATATCGAGGCTGGCCGGGTCGAGCCGCGCCAGCACATCGACCTTCGCGCGCGAATAGGGCGTTGCGCGCATCTGATAATGTTCGTCGCGCACCGTCATGCCGGTACGGAATGCCTTCATCGCCGGGAAGTCCGGGCGCTCGACAATGATCTTCGCATTGGTCACGCCCCAGGGATGATTGTCGAAATAGCCGCCGATCATCTCGCCATAGTCGGGCCAGCCATAGGCCGTCGCGGTCGCAGTATGCACACCGATGAAACCCTTGCCGTCCTTTGCGATGAAATCGAGCAGGTCGCGCTTCTGGTCGCTGGTGAGGTTGGTTTCGCCATTGGTGTAGAACAGGACGGCGTCATAATAATCGAGACTATGGCCGCGCGACGCCTTGCGGCCGCCTTTGGCATAATCGCCCTTGCCCCATACCTCGCTTTTGGTGATCAGATCGGTGTCGGTGCGGATGAAGGTCACATAGGCGCCAGATGCGCGGCCAATCTGCTCGATCGTCGACACCGCGTGGGACAGCGCGCCATGGGCGGTCTGGTTGCCGGTCGAGATGTCGGCAATGACGAGCAATCGCTTGCGGTTGGCATAGACATCGTTACCACCCGGCGATGCTGGCGGCGTTGCTCGACCAAGCGGCGTTTGCGCAAGTGCGGCGACGCCCAGCACCCCGGCAAGGAGCATCGTCAGGCCAATACGGACGCGATTGATCATGACGCGAATCCTTGAGCGAGCAAGGATCGGGAAATATCGCCCCGGCGCGCCGAAAGCGACCACCGCCGATATCGGGGGCGGGGAGAGATTCGGCCTATTCCGAAACTTCCCCTGCCAGCAGGACTATATGGTGAGTGGTGCGGCCGAGAAGACTCGAACTTCCACGGGCTTTCGCCCACAACGACCTCAACGTTGCGCGTCTACCAGTTCCGCCACGGCCGCACGTGAAACACCACCGGACAGGCCGGCAGCTGGTAGGGGAGCGCCCCTAGCAAGGGCTTCGACAGATAGCAACCGGGGAACGCATCATGAGCGCGCGCCCTTCCCCCGGCACTCAGCAGGCTATAGCAGAGCCGCCATGTCGAGGTCCGCGCCTTTCACCATTTCGGCCGAGACGCGGCGAATCCTCGCGCTCGCCTGGCCGGTCGCGCTGACCAGCCTGAACTGGACGATCCTGCATCTGACCGATGTGGTGGTGGTCGGCCTGGTCAGCACCGACGAAGTCGCTGCACTCGGCGCAAGCCGCTCACTGACGTTCGTGACGATCGTCACCGGACTGGCCTGGCTGTCCGGCATCCTGGTGTTCGTGTCCCGCGCCGACGGGGCGGGCGATCTGAAGCGCACCGGTGGCGTGCTCCGCGAAGGGCTGGTGCTTGCCCTGCTGCTCGGATCGGTCAGCGCGCTGCTGCTCAGCCTGTTCGCTGCGCCGATGCTCGCCGGCATGGGCGTCGCCGAAGCGCTGGTCGGCCCCGCCGCGCGCGTCGTGCAGGCCATGGCGCTGTCCTATCCGTTCCAGATGGCGATCGTCGCGGCGAGCTTCTTCCTCGAAGGGGTCAGCCGTCCGCGCCGGGTGATGACGATCAACCTGATCATGCTCCCGTTCAATGCCCTGCTCGCCTGGGCGATGTCGGGCGGGCATCTTGGTTTTCCGGTGATGGGCGCGGTGGGCGCCGCGACCGCAACCGCGATCGCATCCGCCTTTGGCGCGGTCGGGATGATCGGCGCGGTCTGGACATTGCCGCGCGCCGCCGCACGGGGCGTGCATGATTTTTCGCAGGCAGCGTGGCGCGGCGTGCCGGCGGGCGCAGCTCGGCTGGCGCTGTTCGGGGCGGTGCCGGCCATCGCATCGGGGCTCGAACTGGCCGGCTTTTCGATCCTGATCGCGCTGTCGACGCAGCTCGGCGACATCACTGCACATGCGTTCCAGATCGTCTTTTCGATCCACAACGTCACTTTCGGTGTCGCGCTCGGGCTGGGATCGGCAGCCGGGGTACGGGCCGGCAATGCGGTGGGCGAGGGCGATGCGGGCCAGGCGATCCCGCGCACCTTGATCGCCGCTGCGGTCGCGGCGGTGGCGACCGGACTGCTGGCGGTGATCCTGGTCGTGGCGCGGGCACCGCTGGTGGCGGCGTTTCCAGCAGCGGGCGAAGTTCATGTGATTGCGCTGGCGATGCTTCCGGTCTGGGCGCCGTTCATCCTGTTCGATGGCGTGCAGGTGGTGTTCGTCTATGCGCTGCGCTCACTCGGCGATCAGGTTGTCGCCGGCGCCAACAGCATCATCGCCTTCTTCCTGGTGACGGGCGGTGCCGGCTGGTGGTTGCTCCATCACGGTGTCGGACCGATGGGGCTGGTCTATGCCTCGGGGCTGGGGATGGTCGCGGCGACGCTGTTGCACGGCGCGCGCTTCTGGATGATCAGCGCGGCGCTTCGTCGGCGAAGCTCAGCGCCAGCTTTTTCGAATTGACCGGCACGTCGAGCTTGGCGCTGTTGAATTCGACCGTGCCGCGCGGTGGCAGCGTCGTCGCCTCGGGCCGGATCGTCCAGCTATAGACCAGCCGCCCCTGCGCATCGCGCAGCTCGGCGCGGATATCGGGGACCGATTGCCGAGTATCGGTCGGATTGACCACCTTGCCGCTGACCGCGAACAACTGGCTGCCGCTGAGCAGGTCCCGGCGGTCGAGCTTGTTGGCGACCAGGGTGAGCGGCGTTTCCGCCGGCGTCAGGGCAAAGCCGAGCCGGGAGGCAATGCCAGGCGCATCGGAATAGAGCAGGATCCCGACACCGACCAGCATGGCGATTCCGGCGGCGATCGCCATCATCGTCCATTGTCGCGCCGGGTTGCGCCGCGGGCGAAACGGCGCGTGGTGCGCAAAGGCGTCATAATCGCCGTCGTCGGACACATAAGCGGGCTCGACCCGCGATGGCGATGGTGGAGAGAGGGGTGGGGGTGGGGGGTGCGGATGGGGGTAGGGGCGAAACCGGAGCCGTAACGGGCGGTGCAGCGACCGGCGGAACGGCAGGACGCGGGGTGGCGGGCCCTTCGGCGCGTTCCACCAGATCGAGGACGACCCCGGGCTGGAACCAGCTATGCTTGCAGCTTGCACAGCGCACGGTGCGCCCGTCCGCTCCGATCGCCGAGTCGGGGACGAGGTATCGGGTACGGCACTCGGTGCATTCGAGGATCATGATTGGACGCTTTACGGCCGCCGGATGGCCCCGGCTGGTGACCCAAAACTAAACACCCGATGGCCGCGCGTGGCAAGTCCCGCGCCCAATTGCCCCCATGTGCTTGATGCCGCGGGTGCGAACGTGCGATGGCAGGGTGGGGCTGATCAAAGAGCGAGTGGGCGTGCGCCGGTAATGGCCAATATCGTGCAGTTCGAGAATGTGGGGCTGCGCTACGGCACGGGCCAGGAGACGCTGTCCGACGTCAGTTTCACGCTGGCGAGCGGATCATTCTATTTTCTGACCGGCGCATCGGGTGCGGGCAAAACCTCGCTGCTCAAGCTGCTCTACCTTGCACAACGTCCGACCCGCGGCATGATCCGGCTGTTCGGCGAAGATGCGGTAACCCTCCCGCGCAAGCGGCTGCCGGGCTTTCGCCGCCGCATCGGCGTGGTGTTCCAGGACTTCCGGCTGCTCTCGCATCTGTCGGCCTATGACAATATCGCCCTCCCGTTGCGCGTTTCGGGCGTGCCGGAAAGCGATGTCGAGGCGCCGGTCCGCGAGATGCTTGCCTGGGTCGGCCTGTCGGACCGGATCGCGGCCAAACCACGCACCTTGTCGGGCGGCGAGCAGCAGCGCGTCGCCATCGCCCGCGCGGTGATCGGCCGGCCCGAGATCCTCGTCGCCGACGAACCGACCGGTAACGTCGATCCCGACATGGCCGAACGGCTGCTCCATCTGTTCGATTCGCTCAACCGGCTCGGCACCACCGTGGTGGTGGCGACGCATGACTTCCATCTGCTCGGACGAATTCCCGGCGCGCATATGATGCGGCTCGATGGCGGGCGGCTGCTCGACCCTACCGGCTCGCTGCGCTTCCCGCCCCCGGGCGACGAGACATGAGCGTCAATCTCATTCCCTCCGCAGCCGATCGCCGCCTGCTCGACGAAAGCCGCAGCACGCGCGCGATGAGCTGGATCATGGCAATCATGCTGTTCCTGACCGTGCTCGCCGGCGCATTGGGGCTGGGCACGCGGGCAGCCGCCAATCTGCTCGACCGCCAGCTGGCCGGGCGACTGACGGTGCAGATCGTCGAGCCCGTCGAACGCATGCGCGATGCCCAGGCGGCGGCGGCGATCGCAGTACTGCGCGGCCTGCCCGACATATCCAGGGCGACGCTCGTCGATCGCGCCGAACTGGCGTCGTTACTGCGTCCCTGGCTGGGTGCGGACGGCGCCGATCCCGATCTGCCGATCCCGGCGATGATCGATGTCGATCTTGGCGCCGGCAGCGATGCCGCGGTCGCGCGCGTCACCGCCGCAGTGCAGGCGGTAGCCCCGGCCGCCCGCGTTGACCGCCATGAGACCTGGATGTCACCGGTCAGCAACTTCATGACCATGGTGACCGGCCTGGCCATGGCGCTGGTCCTGCTGATGGCGGCGGCGACGGCGACCGTGGTGATCCTCGCCGCGCGGGCGGGGCTGGAGACGCACCGCGACACGATCCAGGTGCTGCACATGCTGGGATCGACCGATGTCCAGGTCGCACGGCTGTTCCAGCGCCGCATCGCGCTCGACACGTTGCTGGGCGGCATCCTCGGCACGATGCTGGCGTGCGGCCTGATCGGCCTGATCGGGCTGCAGCTCGGCACGCTCGGCTCCGACCTGCTTGGCGGTCTGACGCTCGGCGCACGCGACTGGCTGTTGCTCGCGCTTCTGCCCGTTGCCTTCGCCCTGCTCGCCACCTTCGCCGCGCGCATCGCGGTGCTCGGCGTGCTGAGGAAGATCCTGTGATCTGGCGCACCCTGCTCGTCGCCATCATCCTGTGGCTGCTCGGCTTCGCGCTGTTCATGCTCGCGCTGCCCGCACCGCTTGACGATGTCCATACCGACGCGATCGTCGTGCCGACCGGTGGCGCGGGGCGGATCGACCGCGGGCTCGCGCTGATGAAGCAGAATGCGGCCAAGCGCATGCTGGTCACCGGCGTCGCGCCCGAGGTGCGGCCGGTCGAGCTCGCCGCGCAGTATAAGGCCTCGTCCAGACTGTTCGCCTGTTGCGTCGATTTGGGTCATGAAGCGGTCGACACCAGGTCCAATGCCGAGGAAACCGCGCGCTGGGTGCGCGAGCATCATTACAAGTCGGTCCGGCTGGTGACGTCGGACTGGCATGTCGCGCGCGCGCAGATGGAACTGGTCAATGCACTGGACGATGATGTGACAGTGGTCGGCGATGGCGTGCCGAGCAGCAGCAGCCCGCGTTACGCACTGCTCGTCGCCGAATATAACAAGCTGCTGCTCCGCCGCCTCGCGCTGTGGGTAGGGATCGGTCGATGAACGCGCTGCGCACCCTGCTCTTCCAGCTGGTCTTCTACACCGTATCGATACCGATCGTCCTGGCGACGCCGGTCACGGCGCTGTTCGGGCGCAAGGCGATCATCGTCAACACGCACCTATGGACCAAATTCCACCATTGGGCGTCGCGCACCATCCTGGGCATCGACCAGAAGATCGAGGGCACACAGTTCGGCGAAGGCCCGGTGATCTACGCCGCCAAGCACCAGGCGATGTACGAGACGCTCGAGCTCGGTCGGATGCTCAGGACGCCGGCGATCGTGATGAAGCAGGAGCTGGCGAGCATTCCGGTCTGGGGCTGGGCAGCGCGGCGCTATGGCGTCATCGTCGTTGACCGCGAGGCATCGGCCGGCGCGCTTCGGCGAATGCTGCGGGAGGCGAAGGTCGCGCTGGCAGAAGGGCGATCGATCCTGATCTTCCCCGAAGGCACGCGCGTGCCACCGGGCGAGCAACCGCCACTGCGCGCGGGCTTTGCCGGCCTGTACCAGATGCTGAAAATCCCGGTGGTGCCGATCGCTATCGATTCCGGCAAGGTCTGGCCGAGACACGGCCCGAAGCTGCCCGGGACGGTGACCTTCCGGTTCGGCGAGGTCATCCCGCCTGGCCTGCCCCGCGCCGAAGCCGAGGCGCTGGTCCACGCGGCGATCAACTCGCTGGACGTACGCCAGCCCGATTAGGAGTCGCGCTGCGCGGTCACCCGGGGCGGTGATTGCCGCAATGCTCAGGCAACGCTCGTCATCGATTCTGGATCGGCCGCCCGTCCGGCGGTTTCAGTATCAAGGACGTGTACAATGAAGAGCTGTTACCTGATTGCCGGTGCCCTTGCGCTCGTGCCGACCGCATCGCTCGCTCAATCGGCCGAAGACGCCACATTCGGCGGTGTGAAGATCGGCGCCTCGCTGGATTATCGTTGGCATGACGGAGAGTATTCGCTGCCGCGCATCGCAACCAGGATCGACGAGGACCGCGGC includes:
- a CDS encoding NAD(P)/FAD-dependent oxidoreductase → MRRTPALIVGGGPAGASAAIILARAGLPHLLIERNRETGDALCGGFLSWRTLETLAGLGVDPQALGPARITRVRLLAGDKVVEAPLPRPAHAVSRRHLDTLLLARAEGAGAAIERGVTVKAIESRAARLADGGEIAADTLFLASGKHDVRGLGRPDSARGADPTLGLRVRLGPAAALDRMIGDAIELHLFDRGYAGVVLQEDGTANLCMAVHRSRLIEAGNPERLLEALGRELPALGERLAWRAPGAVDAVANVPYGWRARQGEAGLFRLGDQAGVIPSLAGEGMGIAIASGIRAATAYAAGGAGAAAAFQTRLARDLARPIGLAGLIRDGAESPRIARAVLPIARVAPIMIEIVARLTRIGHARADTRFISAKG
- a CDS encoding MATE family efflux transporter encodes the protein MSRSAPFTISAETRRILALAWPVALTSLNWTILHLTDVVVVGLVSTDEVAALGASRSLTFVTIVTGLAWLSGILVFVSRADGAGDLKRTGGVLREGLVLALLLGSVSALLLSLFAAPMLAGMGVAEALVGPAARVVQAMALSYPFQMAIVAASFFLEGVSRPRRVMTINLIMLPFNALLAWAMSGGHLGFPVMGAVGAATATAIASAFGAVGMIGAVWTLPRAAARGVHDFSQAAWRGVPAGAARLALFGAVPAIASGLELAGFSILIALSTQLGDITAHAFQIVFSIHNVTFGVALGLGSAAGVRAGNAVGEGDAGQAIPRTLIAAAVAAVATGLLAVILVVARAPLVAAFPAAGEVHVIALAMLPVWAPFILFDGVQVVFVYALRSLGDQVVAGANSIIAFFLVTGGAGWWLLHHGVGPMGLVYASGLGMVAATLLHGARFWMISAALRRRSSAPAFSN
- a CDS encoding cell division protein FtsX, with the protein product MSVNLIPSAADRRLLDESRSTRAMSWIMAIMLFLTVLAGALGLGTRAAANLLDRQLAGRLTVQIVEPVERMRDAQAAAAIAVLRGLPDISRATLVDRAELASLLRPWLGADGADPDLPIPAMIDVDLGAGSDAAVARVTAAVQAVAPAARVDRHETWMSPVSNFMTMVTGLAMALVLLMAAATATVVILAARAGLETHRDTIQVLHMLGSTDVQVARLFQRRIALDTLLGGILGTMLACGLIGLIGLQLGTLGSDLLGGLTLGARDWLLLALLPVAFALLATFAARIAVLGVLRKIL
- a CDS encoding MJ0042-type zinc finger domain-containing protein encodes the protein MILECTECRTRYLVPDSAIGADGRTVRCASCKHSWFQPGVVLDLVERAEGPATPRPAVPPVAAPPVTAPVSPLPPSAPPTPTPLSTIAIAGRARLCVRRRRL
- a CDS encoding lysophospholipid acyltransferase family protein, with protein sequence MNALRTLLFQLVFYTVSIPIVLATPVTALFGRKAIIVNTHLWTKFHHWASRTILGIDQKIEGTQFGEGPVIYAAKHQAMYETLELGRMLRTPAIVMKQELASIPVWGWAARRYGVIVVDREASAGALRRMLREAKVALAEGRSILIFPEGTRVPPGEQPPLRAGFAGLYQMLKIPVVPIAIDSGKVWPRHGPKLPGTVTFRFGEVIPPGLPRAEAEALVHAAINSLDVRQPD
- a CDS encoding ThuA domain-containing protein; the encoded protein is MINRVRIGLTMLLAGVLGVAALAQTPLGRATPPASPGGNDVYANRKRLLVIADISTGNQTAHGALSHAVSTIEQIGRASGAYVTFIRTDTDLITKSEVWGKGDYAKGGRKASRGHSLDYYDAVLFYTNGETNLTSDQKRDLLDFIAKDGKGFIGVHTATATAYGWPDYGEMIGGYFDNHPWGVTNAKIIVERPDFPAMKAFRTGMTVRDEHYQMRATPYSRAKVDVLARLDPASLDMTNPNVHRTDRDFPLAWIKSYGKGRVFYSDLGHTDASWDDPRIRTLYLEGIKWALGMGKAQPRPHPIPAR
- a CDS encoding YdcF family protein; translated protein: MIWRTLLVAIILWLLGFALFMLALPAPLDDVHTDAIVVPTGGAGRIDRGLALMKQNAAKRMLVTGVAPEVRPVELAAQYKASSRLFACCVDLGHEAVDTRSNAEETARWVREHHYKSVRLVTSDWHVARAQMELVNALDDDVTVVGDGVPSSSSPRYALLVAEYNKLLLRRLALWVGIGR
- a CDS encoding methyltransferase domain-containing protein, encoding MTLAVRAQAEELMDAEDLDAGTYADVVGDLARVNVVTMAARPTLDFLKRGTRGMTRFRLLDVGFGDGDMLRRIARWAKQRGIEAELLGIDLNPRSELAATAHTPADMGITYITGDYADHDGTDRGGWDFVISSLVAHHMTHEQLVAFLRFMEAKTVRGWQVNDLHRHGFAHWGFPILATIARWHPIVRHDGQLSIARSYRPGEWPPILAEAGIADARVARVFPFRLCVERLR
- a CDS encoding FxLYD domain-containing protein: MSDDGDYDAFAHHAPFRPRRNPARQWTMMAIAAGIAMLVGVGILLYSDAPGIASRLGFALTPAETPLTLVANKLDRRDLLSGSQLFAVSGKVVNPTDTRQSVPDIRAELRDAQGRLVYSWTIRPEATTLPPRGTVEFNSAKLDVPVNSKKLALSFADEAPR
- a CDS encoding type III polyketide synthase, which translates into the protein MYLNAIGTAVPGHDIHHAFIAWARERLIDSRSAKLFDRMAARSAIGHRWSILPPTGSGGSPVDPQGFYADAILPGTAARMAIYAEAAPMLGIAAIEALGDLGDITHFVVASCTGFVAPGIDQIVARRIGLSPSVERLLIGFMGCYAAVAALRTARHIVRSDPAARVLVLCVELSTLHLQDVAEIEPLLAMLQFGDGAAAALVTAEPGGFVLGAPFATTLPESEGLIRWDITDRGFAMHLSGEVPARIAAGLADPVFAQAATGGRDPAEIDGWAVHAGGRSILDAVEGALHLPAEALVASRGVLADNGNMSSATLMFVLARLLSGSPIADGVALAFGPGLAAEGFGFRSAV
- the ftsE gene encoding cell division ATP-binding protein FtsE, producing MANIVQFENVGLRYGTGQETLSDVSFTLASGSFYFLTGASGAGKTSLLKLLYLAQRPTRGMIRLFGEDAVTLPRKRLPGFRRRIGVVFQDFRLLSHLSAYDNIALPLRVSGVPESDVEAPVREMLAWVGLSDRIAAKPRTLSGGEQQRVAIARAVIGRPEILVADEPTGNVDPDMAERLLHLFDSLNRLGTTVVVATHDFHLLGRIPGAHMMRLDGGRLLDPTGSLRFPPPGDET